In Myxocyprinus asiaticus isolate MX2 ecotype Aquarium Trade chromosome 32, UBuf_Myxa_2, whole genome shotgun sequence, one genomic interval encodes:
- the gjz1 gene encoding gap junction beta-5 protein, which produces MAAIVTGLIPILRTAVDSTATYKGRTMWFGLLCIRLVTIFLAQFPWKAVNDDFHCNSTTPICIKACFNTHFDSAIVMSWHFLFILLVLSVLLMELFSFHLRSSFQKKKEREMASQGEQGVAIDPTITVGGRMMIDLHKSKTSVLVYLFSVMLRLAVEILFVYVLLYWVLPKLSDKSYRCDAQDFHGCAVHQCVVRGAAEKRMSVYALLFMSALVIITSFLFCLYSIGHYLCNA; this is translated from the coding sequence ATGGCAGCTATAGTTACTGGGCTCATCCCGATCCTCCGCACTGCAGTGGACTCCACCGCCACCTATAAAGGTCGCACCATGTGGTTTGGCTTGCTCTGCATTCGTCTAGTGACCATCTTTTTGGCTCAATTTCCCTGGAAAGCCGTGAATGACGACTTCCACTGTAACAGCACCACACCCATCTGCATCAAAGCCTGTTTTAATACACACTTTGACAGTGCTATAGTGATGTCTTGGCATTTTCTCTTCATCCTTCTTGTGCTCTCAGTTCTTCTCATGGAGCTTTTCTCCTTCCACCTTCGATCTTCATTCCAGAAGAAGAAGGAGAGAGAAATGGCATCTCAGGGTGAGCAGGGGGTTGCCATTGATCCCACCATAACTGTTGGTGGGCGAATGATGATAGACCTCCACAAGAGCAAAACCAGTGTGCTGGTGTACCTGTTCAGTGTGATGCTGCGGCTTGCCGTGGAGATTTTATTTGTGTACGTTTTGCTCTACTGGGTTCTGCCTAAATTGAGTGACAAATCATACCGTTGTGATGCACAAGATTTTCACGGATGTGCAGTACATCAGTGTGTTGTCCGTGGAGCAGCAGAGAAGCGAATGTCTGTCTATGCGCTACTGTTTATGTCTGCCCTGGTCATTATTACAAGCTTTCTGTTCTGTCTCTACTCCATAGGCCACTATCTCTGTAATGCCTAA
- the cd37 gene encoding leukocyte antigen CD37, translating into MASECCLSLTKYFLFLFNLIFFLLGSLLLSMGLWIQFSETSFFIPPPPYISSSLFSCLLIISASVTMTLGFMGCLGSLKTAKCLLAIYFILLSVLLAVQIVGGVLLYTQKTELDGSLKQHTLDLIQSFGKNNSKLQGFEKTLEYIQWENKCCGWDGKQDWIYIPCSCYYTVNATVNVTYENHTLEPCTQCSANVSFSNHTCGIHERGCSDRIQKWLDENLIFILVGILAIAVVEICGMALSMCLYKWASVDYNTIFH; encoded by the exons ATGGCATCTGAGTGTTGTCTCAGTCTCACCAAATACTTCCTCTTTCTTTTCAACCTGATATTCTTT CTTTTAGGATCACTCCTCTTATCTATGGGACTATGGATACAATTTTCAGAGACAAGCTTTTTCA TACCACCCCCTCCGTACATTTCTAGCTCTCTTTTCTCCTGCTTGCTGATCATCAGTGCCTCTGTGACTATGACATTAGGCTTCATGGGTTGTCTGGGTTCTCTGAAGACTGCCAAATGTCTGCTGgcaatt taTTTTATCCTTCTATCAGTTCTTCTTGCTGTTCAGATAGTGGGTGGGGTTCTTCTCTACACACAGAAGACTGAG TTGGACGGTTCACTAAAGCAGCACACTCTTGATCTAATACAGTCATTTGGAAAGAATAATTCCAAACTCCAGGGTTTTGAGAAAACTCTTGAGTACATTCAGTGGGAG aacaaaTGCTGTGGCTGGGATGGTAAACAAGACTGGATCTATATTCCCTGCTCTTGCTACTACACTGTCAACGCCACTGTCAACGTGACATATGAAAACCACACTTTAGAGCCATGCACCCAATGTTCTGCAAATGTATCCTTTTCAAACCACACATGCGGCATTCATGAGCGG GGGTGCAGTGATAGAATACAAAAATGGCTGGATGAAAATCTTATCTTCATCTTGGTTGGCATTTTGGCCATTGCTGTGGTAGAG ATATGTGGTATGGCCCTTTCGATGTGTCTGTATAAATGGGCATCTGTGGATTACAACACAATTTTTCACTGA
- the gall gene encoding galanin peptides-like — protein MKMSYAVLCVSLCVFTAHLSSTHGMTLMIPEKKGWTLNSAGYLLGPYAHGSLNVRHRATMGKRDVWNEHTNLPTYNDSYLLSLLGHLADLRLKEIGITEDFISGHMKE, from the exons ATGAAGATGAGCTATGCTGTACTCTGTGTCTCACTCTGTGTCTTTACAGCACATCTCTCAAGCACCCATGGCATGACCCTCATG ATTCCAGAGAAAAAGGGCTGGACTCTAAACAGTGCTGGGTACCTACTAGGACCTT ATGCTCACGGAAGTCTTAATGTAAGACACAGAGCTACGATGGGAAAAAGAGATGTCTGGAATGAGCATACTAATTTACCAACATACA ATGATTCATACCTTCTCTCACTCCTGGGTCATCTTGCAGATCTGCGATTAAAAG aaATTGGAATTACTGAAGATTTCATCAGTGGCCatatgaaagaataa